The window GACCTGCCTGCGGTCCGGCCGGACCGCCGTGCCCGCGGCGATCACACCGCACAGGGCCAACACGAGGGCGAGCATGGGCGGTTCCATGAACGCGAGGCCGATCGCCACCAGTGCGGCGACGGCTCCCGTGATCTCGACGGACAGGGTCGGCGTCGCGTCCTTGAGCCGCGCCGCAAGCAGCGCGGCCGCGGCAGGCACCAGCAGGACGAGCAGCGCGACGTGGTGCGGCTGCCAGTCCAGCGACGCGCCCGTCGCGCAGGCCAACGCGGTGGCGTACGCGAGGGACGCGGCGGCCGAGACGGCCCGGATCTCGTGCCTCTGCCGGGCGGCGACCGCCGCGAACAGGGCCGTCAGGCCCCCGAGGACGGCCAGGGTGGCCGCTTCTGCGGCCAGAGAGAGTGCGAGGAGGTGGAGAGAGGTCAGGAGCGCCAGGCTCAGGGCGGTCAGGGTGATGGGGGAGGGGCGGGTGTGGGCCGTAGGTTCCGTCGGGCGTGTGGGGCCGTCGTCGGGCAGGTGTGCGTGACGGCTGTACGTCGCGGTCGTCAGGGCGGCGGCAGTCACCGCGCCCTGTGCCAATAGGGCTGCCAGGTAGGGGAGTCCGAGCGTGGCGGGCAGGACGAGGGCGGTGGCCCAGGTCAGGCCGAGTGCACCGCTCAGGGCGACGGATCGGTGCGGCCCGCCCCGGAACGTAAGGGCCAGGACCGCCGCTACCGCGGCCAGCACCAGCGGAGCCGTCTCGGTGTTCGGCGGCCAGGGCGTGGAGACCGTCACCGCGTCCCGGGCGCCCGAAGGCGCACCGGACCACACGTGTTCCGCCCAGCCGACCGGGCCCGCGAGGACCACGGCGACGAGGGGCAGGGCCCATGCCACGGCGAGGGCCTGCACACTTGCGGAGGACCATCGCAGGCCATGGCGTACGGACTCCGGCAGCCGGGTGCCGCGTACCGCCAACAACGCGACGCCGCACAGCAGATAGCCCGGAACGGTCCAGGAGTCGGGCAGCATCGAGCGGAGCACGCCGCCCGCCGCGGCGACGGTGATCAGGCCGCCGGTCAAGGAGAGACCGGGGGCGGCCTGCGCGGCGGGGGCACGCCACGCGGCCCCCAGCGCGATCGCTGCGGCGAGGGCGAGGAGCGCCGCCGCACGGGCGGCGGCGCTCGGACCGGTGGCCTCCCACGAGAGCCAGCCGGCCGCCAGAACGCCCCAGGCGCCCGTCCCGTACGCGCCGACGGAGGCGACGACACGTACGGACCGCACGGACACCGAGAGGGCCACGACCGTGTCGAACGCGGCCGTCACCAGCAGCGCCGCCGTGATCGTGTGATGTCCCGCGTCAGCCGCCATCACCCAGAGCAGCAGCGGGAGTTGAGCTGTCGCCATCGCCGCCGGGAGCGGCAGACGCAGGGCGCCGAGCGAGCGCCCGTAGGCCGCCCACAGCACGGCCAGGAGCGCGGTCGCGGCGGCCGCGTACCCGGTGCCGTCCACCTCCGGGAGGGCGACCTCGTGCAGGGCGTAGGCGTCGAGCACCGTCAGTACCAGGCCGAGGCCCGCCACCGATTCGGCCGTCGAGCGGAGCCCGCGCCTCAGCAGCGGCACGGGCGCGGCGAGCGCGGCGAAGGTGACCGCGCCGAGGACCGCCGCCCGTCCCGCGATGCCCATGTGCCCCCAGCTGACCAGCGTGAACGCGATCGCCGCGACGGTCAGCAGGACGCCGCCGAGCACGAGCAGTACGTTCTGGACGCCGGGAGCCGTGGCCTCGGGCCGCCGGGGGTGGGGTGCGGGTGCCGACCAGACGGCCGGGGTCTGTGCCGGTGCCTGGGCCGGTGACTGGACCGGACCCCAGGCCGGGGCCGGAGTCTTGGCCGACCGGAGCACGCCGAGCAGCCAGGACCGGCGGGCCAGCAGCTGGGCCCTGCGCGCGTCCAGTTGCCGCAGCTCGTGGTCGAGGATCCGCAACTCCTCGGCCGGTGGCGGAATGTTCGTCATGCTTCGGAGTGTGGTCCGGGTCACGCCGTACGGCATGAGCGCACGTACTCAGGACGTACTCAGATCCGGACACCCCGAGGCGTGGACGTGCCGGGTCCGCTCACCGGCCGGGCCGCGGACCGGCAGACTCGGCGCATGGACTGGACGCACTACCGCTTCCGCAGCC is drawn from Streptomyces liliifuscus and contains these coding sequences:
- a CDS encoding SCO7613 C-terminal domain-containing membrane protein — translated: MPYGVTRTTLRSMTNIPPPAEELRILDHELRQLDARRAQLLARRSWLLGVLRSAKTPAPAWGPVQSPAQAPAQTPAVWSAPAPHPRRPEATAPGVQNVLLVLGGVLLTVAAIAFTLVSWGHMGIAGRAAVLGAVTFAALAAPVPLLRRGLRSTAESVAGLGLVLTVLDAYALHEVALPEVDGTGYAAAATALLAVLWAAYGRSLGALRLPLPAAMATAQLPLLLWVMAADAGHHTITAALLVTAAFDTVVALSVSVRSVRVVASVGAYGTGAWGVLAAGWLSWEATGPSAAARAAALLALAAAIALGAAWRAPAAQAAPGLSLTGGLITVAAAGGVLRSMLPDSWTVPGYLLCGVALLAVRGTRLPESVRHGLRWSSASVQALAVAWALPLVAVVLAGPVGWAEHVWSGAPSGARDAVTVSTPWPPNTETAPLVLAAVAAVLALTFRGGPHRSVALSGALGLTWATALVLPATLGLPYLAALLAQGAVTAAALTTATYSRHAHLPDDGPTRPTEPTAHTRPSPITLTALSLALLTSLHLLALSLAAEAATLAVLGGLTALFAAVAARQRHEIRAVSAAASLAYATALACATGASLDWQPHHVALLVLLVPAAAALLAARLKDATPTLSVEITGAVAALVAIGLAFMEPPMLALVLALCGVIAAGTAVRPDRRQVGYAAAALFVLATWVRLASWEVGSPEAYTLPVTVPALVVGFVRRRRDPETSSWTAYGPGLSVTLLPSLLAAWGDLDWPRPLLLGTAALLVTLIGARQRLQALLVLGGATLTLVALHELAPYIAQAMGAVPRWAPPALAGLLLLALGATYEQRLQDARRVRDVLGRMR